The Imtechella halotolerans DNA window GAGGAGCTTTTTAAAGGAATCCTAGATCTCAAGGTGCAAAACCGAAGAGAGAATTCAGAGATTCCTACCCCTAATTACTTTCTTTATGTGGAGCACCCCCATGTTTATACGTTGGGTAAAAGTGGAGATATAAGTAATATGCTACTTAATGAAGCTCAATTAGAGGCAAAGGGAGCAACATTCTATAAGATAAATAGAGGTGGGGATATAACGTATCATGGTCCAGGTCAAATTGTCGGATATCCTATTTTGGATTTGGATAATTTTTTTACTGATATCCATAAATATCTTCGTTTCCTAGAAGAGGTTATCATCCTTACATTGGCAGAGTATGGTCTTAAAGGAGAGCGTAGTGATGGTGAGACTGGTGTTTGGCTTGATGTAGGTACTCCTTTTGCTCGAAAAATTTGCGCTATGGGTGTTCGAGCTAGTCGTTGGGTAACTATGCATGGTTTTGCCCTTAATGTAAATGCAGATCTTGGTTATTTCGACAATATTATTCCTTGTGGAATTCGTGGTAAGGCAGTAACCTCACTACATGTAGAGTTAGGGAAAACTGAGATTTCATTAGACGAAGTGAAATCAAAAATTTTAACACATTTTAAAATGCTTTTTGAGGCAGAATATATTACTGCTCCTTTATGGGAAAACTAAAATCACATGCTATAGGCCGTAATTGTTTGCGCATCTGTTTTAACAGCAATTTCAGGAATTCCATTTAGATTGATATCATCTATAACTGCCGCTCCAATGCCGAATATTGGAAAATTTGGCAATAAATTTGAGTTGCTATCGTAGATATATAATTTTTGTGTTTGGGTATCTGTGAATGTAATGTATATTTTATTATTTACATAATAAATTTCTGGCTTTGTATACATACCAAAATCAATTTCAATTGTTCTTCCCTTAATAGATAATAGGTTGTCCGACAAGGTTACTATGGTCTTGGAGGTTGCGGTGAAGCCATGACCATTTTTTAAATCTTTTACTACTTTTCGCATTCCACCTTTTTGATCAATATGCCATAAGGTGCCATTTTGGTCTGTAAATGTAAAAGTGTCTTCATAGACGGCTATTGTGTTGTCTGAAAAAGGGAACCTTTCTTTAACAGGAATTCTAGTATTACCGGTACGATCTAAAAGAAGTAAAGTGCCATTCGATTCCATGGCTGCAATATAGTCTTTGTTGCCAATTCGGAAGTGTTCAGGTGAAAATAAAAGGGAATCCGATGTTTTTTTTGTGAAGCCATTAACTGTATTTCCCTTTCTGTCTAACATTATCCATTGTTTTCCAGAAATTAAAAGAAATCGATAATCTAATGTTTTGTCATAATCAAAGACAGCTAGCGGTAGTAGGTTGTCTTCAAATTTCTTATTAAAAGGAGTTACGATATTTCCATTTCTGTCTATTACGATAAACATTTTCTCTGTAGTGAATGCAAGTTGTAAGTTGCCATTTTTGTATAGGTCGACTTGGGTAATTTTTCCTTGAATTTTACTATCTAATGCTTTTTTCCATAGTATTTTTCCTTCAGAACTTATTAGGTATAAGTTGTTTTCTGTATCCTGTACAACTATTTCTTTTGATTTTGTTCGATGATTTAATACAAATTGCGGATGGGTAGCTATATCATTGTCTAGTTTTACTTGAAAACGTTCGCTAACTCCTGTTTCGTCAATCGTACCTTTTGATTTTTGAAGAGCAATATGGGTTAAAAATGCATTTCCCTGTGGTGTGGCTTGAAAAACAGCTAATTTAAATTGCTTTGAAAGTAATTGGAATTTTTTATCAGTAGTTACTTGTTGCAGTTGTTTGTTTTGAGAAATGGTGTTCAAAACCATGAATGAGGACTCAGAGGTCATTTGTGGGACCAGTGCAAGATATGCATTAGAATGAATGAAGGTGCTTTTGTTCTGTTGTTGTGTGATGAGGTACTCCATGGTTTCTATACTTTCTGTAAAGTACATAAAGTCATCTATTACACTGCAAAAAGTAGGTTTGAATTCAGGAAGGAAAGATTCAAAACTTGCGTTGAGTAAAGGTGAGTTTAAAATTCTATATACCATTTGGTTCCTAATTGAAACTTCTGGTGTGGTTTCTAATGTTTCAAAAGTGGATTCAATATCATAGCTAAATATCCCGCTTGCTATTCCTTTTTCAGTAGTCATAAAACCTATTTCGTATATGTCAGCTAGAAAAAGTGAGTCTACGGCTTTAGTAAAACGTAAAAGTGCAGAATTTGAAAATGTATAGGAATTTAATTCTTTTGAAGTTGCAGGTACAATTTCAGGGATTCTGTTTGAAAGCGGTTGAGTTTCTGAAAGTAGATTTAATATTGAGTTTGATTGGGTACTCATTGAAACTCCGGAGAACGTATTGTTCTGTGAAGTTGATTGGATATCCATAACTGACCAATCGGAAAAACTTCGCTTCCATTGGTCGCCAAAAAGTTTTTCGAAGGGGGTGTTTTGATGTTTAGAATGTATATATAAGTGCGTAGCTGCTTTACTTGAGTTAATTGATCTAATAAGAGGATTGAGTTGTGAATAAAGGGGATTTTCTTTTTTGAAATCATTCATTAATATGTTTTTATCCGTAGATATTAAAATATGATTTTGTTTTTTAGTGTAATACCATTGATCTGTTTGGATTGTGGCAGAGTCAATCTGGTTTTCTATAGCGTTATAAAAAATGTGGGTGGAATCCTTTGGTTGTATCTGTTCTGAGAATTTGAATGCTATTGTGTACTTGGTCGCTTGTAAACTTATCCATATTTGTTGAGAGGGATGTAACTTTTCTACGATCTTAAAGATTCTTTCTGAAATTAAAGGTTCCTCAAAAGAAGAAAGAAATTCATTATTATTAAAACTACTTTTAAATGTATTGGGATTATCTATTTGGATAATTAAAGAGCTATCGCTTGGTAAAAAATGGATGGAGTGAGGATAATCTGTTTTATTTGTTGTACATGCAACAATAAGTAAACAGCAAGTAATCAGAAAAAAAAGACGACGCATAGCAAGTGTTTTGTGCAAAAATATAGATTTTAGAAATCCAAAGTTAATTGCTCTGGCAATAATCTGAATGATTTGCGATGTTGTGGAGAAATCCCATGTTTTTTAATTGCATTTCGATGCTCCTCGGTTGGGTATCCCTTGTTTTTATTCCACATATACATTGGGAAATCTTGATGGAGTTTTTCCATGTATTCATCTCTATAGGTTTTTGCAAGTATTGAGGCGGCTGCAATGCTCATATATTTACTATCGCCTTTTACGATGCATTGATGCGGAATATTAGAAAAGGGTTTGAATCGGTTGCCGTCCACAATGATAAATTCTGGGGCAAAGGATAGTTTTTTAAGGGAATTGTGCATTGCAAGAATAGAGGCATTTAGGATATTTATTTCATCTATTTTTTCTGGTAAAATATGACAAACGCTAAAAGACAATGCTTCTTTTTCTATGATTGGGCGAAGTAGACTTCGCTTTGCTTCGGATAACTGCTTTGAATCATTTAAGAGCGGATGTTTAAAATCTGGAGGCAAAATGACAGCCGAAGCGGTAACTGGACCTGCAAGGCAGCCTCTTCCGGCTTCGTCTGTTCCGGCTTCTTGATAGGTGTGGTAATAACTCAAAAGCATCTATTGTGAAGTTTATTGTAAAAAGCTGTTAAATTATAGCTTTTAAACTGGAAAGTGATGAAAAGGTTGTGTGAAATGTATGTTTTGAGGGAAAACTTTGCAATTTTAACAGTTGATGAGTGTACATCACTTGTTTTATTAATATTTTTTTAAGAGGTTTGCGTTGACTAATTCAAATAATATAAACATGAAATTAAAATTTACTTGGATGCTAACGCTATTCTTGGCGCTAGTACAGTTCTCCTTTGCACAGGAGAAAAACATTTCAGGTACTGTTTCTGATGAATCAGGAATGCCGCTTCCAGGAGTGGCTGTTTTGGTTAAAGGTACTTCAACAGGTACTCAAACTGATTTTGATGGAAAGTATACCTTAAAGGCCATGTCAGGTCAAACATTAGTTTTTTCTTATTTAGGTATGAAATCTGTTGAACGCACTGTTGGTTCAGCTACTACTATTAACGTAACTCTGCAAGAAGATGCTCAAGCATTGGAGGAAGTAGTTGTATTAGGGTATTCTGTAAAATCTGTGAGTGAAGTTACAGGTTCTTCAGTTCAAGTATCCGGAGATCAGATTGCGTCTGTCCCAGTTGTTTCTGTTGACCAGGCTCTTCAAGGTAAAGTAGCTGGATTGAACATTTCTATGGCGTCTGGTACTCCTGGATCAGTTCAGGATATACGTATTCGTAGGGTGGGCTCAATCAATGCGGGTAATGATCCATTATATGTAATTGATGGTGTGCCTGTAAATAACTCAAACTTTTCAGGATCAAGTGCAGTGAGTTCATTCAGCGCCTTGGCTTCATTGAACAGCTCGGATATTGAGAGTATAACTGTATTGAAAGATGCTTCTGCAACATCTGCATATGGTGCCAGAGGATCAAACGGTGTAATTGTTATTACCACCAAAAAAGGAAAGTCTGGTAAAGTTTCTTTTACAGCTAATTCATTGGTAGGTTTCCAAAACAATGCAGTTGAAGGTAGAAAACCTTTGACAGCAACACAACGTATGGAGTTGTTAACAGATGCATTCCGAAATTCCCGTGGTTATGATAATGCTACTGCTTATGCATATGCATTAGCTTCTACTGGATGGGATGAAGAAACGGATTTTAACTGGGGGAATGCAGTTAAGAACAAGGATGCAGTTATGCAGAATTATGATATTTCTGCCTCGGGAGGTGATGAGAATTCATCTTTCTACGCATCTTTAGGTTATAACGCTACTGAAGCAACTGTTATCGCTTCTGATTTTGAAAGAATTTCGGGAAGCTTTAATTTTAATAGAAAATTTTCAGACAAGTTTGATTTTTCTACTTCGATGAATGTTTCTAATGTGACTCAAAATGGTATATTAGAGCAAGCCGCCTATTTCTCAAATCCACATTTGGTAAGATTCTTCATGCCTCCAATTGAAAGTGCCTATAATGCCGATGGTTCATATAATTTAAATACATCAGTATTTAATCCATTATATCAAGAAACCGTTGATATTACAGAAAATAACTTAACTAGGGCTTTAAATAACACTTCTTTAGTTTGGAAAATCAATGATAGATTCCGTTTTAAATCAGTGATAGGATTGGATTATACCATAGCTTCTTATCATGAGTATAGAA harbors:
- the lipB gene encoding lipoyl(octanoyl) transferase LipB encodes the protein MNKKVFIEDLGFKDYKDTWEYQEELFKGILDLKVQNRRENSEIPTPNYFLYVEHPHVYTLGKSGDISNMLLNEAQLEAKGATFYKINRGGDITYHGPGQIVGYPILDLDNFFTDIHKYLRFLEEVIILTLAEYGLKGERSDGETGVWLDVGTPFARKICAMGVRASRWVTMHGFALNVNADLGYFDNIIPCGIRGKAVTSLHVELGKTEISLDEVKSKILTHFKMLFEAEYITAPLWEN
- a CDS encoding ribonuclease HII; translation: MLLSYYHTYQEAGTDEAGRGCLAGPVTASAVILPPDFKHPLLNDSKQLSEAKRSLLRPIIEKEALSFSVCHILPEKIDEINILNASILAMHNSLKKLSFAPEFIIVDGNRFKPFSNIPHQCIVKGDSKYMSIAAASILAKTYRDEYMEKLHQDFPMYMWNKNKGYPTEEHRNAIKKHGISPQHRKSFRLLPEQLTLDF